A section of the Pochonia chlamydosporia 170 chromosome 2, whole genome shotgun sequence genome encodes:
- a CDS encoding thioesterase family protein (similar to Metarhizium robertsii ARSEF 23 XP_007817457.2) → MSVEVNSAEDSISKQQTHAEELISSLPLVRYLRSCPSTTESGFDTGYKEFRLHSNKRPDTFSRHLVAGSLFGEQKLPIYPRLFMQKDPKPRIVALFYIGSHLCGHPGYVHGGLPFVLFDDIFALCAGMGFNSGVAMTANMNINFRKPCLPESLCIIRAEVVKQQGRKAWVEGSIRSFDQFSTGDMSALAMAKDAGLSTEELNAALVAEATSVFVEPKFADSMISLLGTH, encoded by the exons ATGAGTGTGGAAGTCAACTCTGCAGAGGATAGCATCTcaaagcaacaaacacaCGCTGAAGAGCTAATTTCATCACTGCCACTTGTTAGATACCTTCGGTCTTGTCCATCCACGACTGAGAGCGGCTTTGACACAGGATATAAGGAGTTTCGCCTGCACAGCAACAAGCGCCCAGACACATTCTCAAGACACCTCGTTGCAGGCTCACTATTCGGTGAACAAAAACTACCTATATATCCAAGGTTATTTATGCAAAAGGATCCAAAGCCACGAATCGTTGCTCTGTTTTACATTGGCAGCCACCTTTGTGGCCATCCGGGATATGTCCATGGTGGTCTACCATTCGTGCTCTTCGATGATATCTTCGCTCTCTGTGCCGGCATGGGCTTCAACAGCGGCGTTGCGATGACGGCAAATATGAACATCAACTTTCGGAAGCCCTGTCTTCCAGAGAGTCTGTGCATAATTCGCGCGGAAGTAGTCAAGCAGCAAGGCCGCAAGGCCTGGGTTGAAGGCTCAATACGAAGCTTCGATCAGTTCAGTACTGGAGATATGAGTGCTcttgcaatggcaaaggACGCTGGTTTGAGTACGGAAGAGTTGAACGCAGCGCTTGTAGCTGAGGCGACCTCAGTGTTTGTAGAGCCCAAGTTTGCAGAC TCGATGATTTCACTTTTGGGCACCCATTAG